In one Candidatus Absconditicoccus praedator genomic region, the following are encoded:
- a CDS encoding class I tRNA ligase family protein, whose protein sequence is MPQWGGSCRYYLRYMDPNNSEELVSKEAVKYWNYVDSYIGGVEHAVLHLLYARFWHKFLYDINVVDYDEPFYRLANQGLIQAFAYQRSNGGLVPNDEVEEKDGKYFHKETGEELKKIVSKMSKSLKNVENPDDIIQEYGADAFRLYEMYMGDFRDAAPWDPQGIVGCRRFLDKVWNLFQNGKTSGNDQESMRQLHKTIKKVTDDLENYKFNTSIAQMMILVNTGMPSDPNLAKEWQEKFLVILHPFAPHLAEELWEFIGNKPTIFENASWPSYDPQMLETDEITLAVQINGKLRGTIQISKEASQEEMINLANQNENVHRYIKDGYQKVIYVPGKIANFIVK, encoded by the coding sequence ATGCCTCAATGGTGAGGTTCTTGCCGATATTACTTAAGATATATGGATCCAAATAATTCCGAAGAACTTGTAAGCAAAGAAGCAGTCAAATACTGGAACTATGTAGACAGTTATATTGGATGAGTAGAACATGCAGTATTACACCTACTTTATGCAAGATTTTGGCACAAGTTTTTGTATGATATAAATGTGGTAGATTATGATGAGCCTTTTTATAGACTGGCTAATCAATGATTGATACAGGCTTTTGCATACCAAAGAAGCAATTGATGACTAGTACCCAACGATGAAGTAGAAGAGAAAGATTGAAAATACTTTCACAAAGAAACTGGAGAAGAGTTAAAGAAAATTGTTTCTAAAATGAGTAAAAGTCTAAAAAATGTAGAGAATCCGGATGATATTATACAAGAATACTGAGCAGATGCTTTTAGGCTGTATGAAATGTATATGTGAGATTTTAGAGATGCAGCACCATGGGATCCTCAATGAATTGTATGATGTAGAAGATTTTTGGACAAAGTTTGGAATCTTTTCCAGAACTGAAAAACATCAGGCAATGACCAAGAAAGTATGAGGCAACTACACAAAACAATCAAAAAAGTTACAGATGATTTAGAAAATTATAAGTTCAATACTTCTATTGCTCAGATGATGATCCTTGTAAATACAGGTATGCCTTCTGATCCAAATCTTGCAAAAGAATGGCAAGAAAAATTTCTAGTAATATTACATCCTTTTGCTCCACACCTTGCAGAAGAGCTTTGGGAGTTTATAGGCAATAAGCCAACAATATTTGAAAATGCTTCTTGGCCTAGCTATGATCCTCAGATGCTTGAAACAGATGAAATAACCTTGGCTGTACAAATAAACGGAAAACTTAGATGAACTATTCAGATAAGCAAAGAAGCTTCACAAGAAGAAATGATAAATCTTGCAAACCAAAATGAAAATGTACATAGATATATCAAAGATGGTTACCAAAAAGTAATTTATGTGCCCGGCAAAATTGCAAACTTTATAGTAAAATAA
- the aspS gene encoding aspartate--tRNA ligase: MLRTHNCGQLNETNIEEEVKLCGWVSNRRDHGGIIFIDLRDRYGITQIVFDPEHDKNSWGVADSVRPEYAIQINGKVRYRPQGQENPKLNTGKIEIICNDIQILSKSKTPPFEISDYSDISEDVRYKQRYLDLRRNSVLENIKFRAKMNHFVRNWFVQKDFLEVQTPLFTVSSPEGARDYIVPSRLHPGKFYALPQAPQIYKQLLMVGGVDKYFQIAPCFRDEDPRADRHSCEFYQIDAELSFVEQEDVLQICEDFIKDLINNIAPHKTIKDNKIHRLTYQEAIEYYGSDKPDIRYDMKIHDLSDIFSNTEFSVFKQALEKNGVIKALKFEKTLTRKEIDEITQVAQDNGAKGLAYIIYEEDGPRSPILKFFSDEELQKLEETMQPQTGEMIFFGADTRKIVNKVLGTVRTDLANKYLSLDDSELAFCWITDFPFYELDEDTGKIDFSHNPFGMPQGGMEALENQDPLEIKAYQYDLACNGYELLSGAIRNHRPDILVKAFELTGKDEDYVKEKFAVLFEAFQYGPPPHGGFAFGFDRLMMLLVDRENIRDIYAFPKSGKAQDMMVGAPSKIDENLLKELKLTDIIKKYYRDN; this comes from the coding sequence ATGCTTAGAACACACAACTGTTGACAACTAAACGAAACAAATATTGAGGAAGAAGTAAAACTATGCTGATGGGTATCAAACAGAAGAGACCATGGAGGAATTATTTTTATCGACCTTAGGGACAGATACTGAATTACTCAGATTGTTTTTGACCCAGAACATGACAAGAATAGTTGGGGAGTTGCTGACTCAGTCAGACCAGAATATGCTATCCAAATAAACTGAAAAGTAAGATACAGACCACAATGACAAGAAAACCCAAAACTTAATACTTGAAAAATTGAAATTATATGCAATGACATACAAATACTTTCAAAGTCAAAAACGCCACCTTTTGAAATATCCGATTATAGCGATATCAGCGAAGATGTAAGATACAAACAAAGATATCTAGATCTTAGAAGAAACAGTGTGCTTGAAAATATAAAATTTAGAGCAAAAATGAATCATTTTGTAAGAAACTGGTTTGTACAAAAAGATTTTTTGGAAGTACAAACACCACTTTTCACTGTAAGTTCACCAGAATGAGCAAGAGACTACATAGTACCTTCTCGTTTGCACCCTGGTAAATTTTATGCACTACCTCAAGCCCCACAAATATACAAACAGCTTTTGATGGTAGGAGGAGTAGACAAATATTTTCAGATAGCACCATGTTTTCGTGATGAAGACCCAAGAGCAGACAGACACAGTTGTGAGTTTTATCAAATAGATGCTGAATTAAGTTTTGTAGAACAAGAAGATGTACTACAAATATGTGAAGATTTTATCAAAGATTTGATAAACAATATTGCACCTCACAAAACAATAAAAGACAACAAAATTCATAGGCTTACTTATCAAGAAGCAATAGAATATTATGGGTCAGATAAACCTGACATCAGGTATGATATGAAAATACACGATCTAAGTGATATCTTCTCAAATACAGAATTTAGTGTATTCAAACAAGCTTTGGAAAAAAACTGAGTAATAAAAGCTTTAAAATTTGAAAAAACTCTAACTAGAAAAGAAATAGACGAAATCACCCAAGTAGCTCAGGATAATGGAGCAAAATGACTTGCTTATATAATATATGAAGAAGATGGCCCAAGATCTCCTATACTCAAATTTTTCTCTGATGAAGAACTACAAAAACTTGAAGAAACTATGCAGCCACAAACTTGAGAAATGATTTTCTTTTGAGCAGACACAAGAAAAATAGTAAATAAAGTACTTGGGACAGTAAGAACAGATCTGGCAAATAAATATTTAAGTTTGGATGATAGTGAGTTGGCTTTTTGTTGGATTACAGACTTTCCATTTTATGAGCTTGATGAAGACACTTGAAAAATAGACTTTTCTCACAACCCTTTTGGTATGCCTCAATGAGGAATGGAAGCCTTGGAAAATCAGGATCCACTAGAAATAAAAGCTTACCAATATGATTTGGCATGTAATGGTTATGAACTACTATCTTGAGCTATAAGAAACCACAGACCTGATATATTAGTAAAAGCTTTTGAACTTACTGGAAAAGATGAAGATTATGTAAAAGAAAAATTTGCAGTATTATTTGAGGCATTCCAGTATGGCCCACCTCCACATGGATGATTTGCTTTTGGTTTTGACAGATTAATGATGCTTTTGGTGGACAGAGAAAATATAAGAGATATTTATGCTTTCCCAAAATCTGGTAAAGCTCAAGATATGATGGTATGAGCTCCTTCAAAAATAGATGAAAATCTACTTAAAGAACTAAAACTTACAGATATTATCAAAAAATATTACAGGGATAATTAA
- a CDS encoding HD domain-containing protein — MDLEAFGIKLLKKHGLSETIINHSIGVSHIAYELATKINSKAAEEIVDSKKLYLAGLLHDIGKSREGMHEFNSVDILKEEGLEELSEIIMHGFVYEHFKLKGREDKGLLPKTLEQKILCLADMYCDQNQKKVSIGERFDDIFERCSNDKDFLKVVELAKPRILKLEEEINSLIN, encoded by the coding sequence ATGGATCTAGAGGCCTTTTGAATAAAATTATTAAAAAAACACTGACTAAGTGAAACTATAATAAATCATAGTATTTGAGTTTCTCATATAGCTTATGAATTAGCAACAAAAATCAATTCAAAAGCTGCTGAAGAGATAGTAGACTCCAAAAAGCTTTATCTAGCTTGATTATTGCATGATATTTGAAAATCCAGAGAATGAATGCATGAATTCAATAGTGTTGATATACTAAAAGAAGAAGGGTTAGAAGAGCTTTCAGAAATTATAATGCATTGATTTGTTTATGAGCACTTTAAACTAAAATGAAGAGAAGATAAAGGTTTATTGCCAAAAACTTTAGAACAAAAAATACTTTGTTTAGCTGATATGTATTGTGACCAAAATCAAAAAAAAGTTAGTATAGGTGAAAGATTTGATGATATTTTTGAAAGATGTTCTAATGATAAAGATTTTTTGAAAGTTGTAGAATTAGCAAAACCAAGAATACTTAAATTGGAAGAAGAAATTAATTCTTTAATAAACTAA
- a CDS encoding transposase, whose protein sequence is MNLINCFNCGNKLNKNGKLKSGGQRYRCFSCNKTYTQGGTRGTYTPEFKEKIIDFYCHKKVSARKLAKKFNVSTFSLVNWAKQHRKNCKKCN, encoded by the coding sequence ATGAACTTAATAAATTGCTTCAATTGTTGAAACAAACTTAATAAAAACTGAAAGCTAAAATCTTGATGACAAAGATATAGATGTTTTTCTTGTAACAAAACTTATACTCAATGATGAACAAGATGAACTTATACACCAGAGTTTAAAGAAAAAATAATTGATTTTTATTGTCACAAAAAAGTATCAGCTAGAAAACTAGCTAAAAAATTTAATGTGTCTACTTTTTCTTTGGTAAATTGGGCAAAACAACACAGGAAAAACTGTAAAAAATGTAACTAA
- a CDS encoding polyphenol oxidase family protein, translating into MQVNHIRRNLNLPKPEEGTDILKKFISDKLSTILLEHEIRRKEIYIPRLGDHTTNIVHIPSTQQARNEFLHITNINGQNFSQREKTDGVILTNETLIEGGILQIVGDCAVISFEDRGKEVVGSIHSGWKGTAKDITGNLVERLKDLLGNKSLKDIIFEVSPHAMSCCYEFGEQDFLQNFKKNPLEPELPGLLERYSIKPEEIAYKASEGKVKLDILKTLLLVLQKNGVDTRNISSKNICTICRGHKKGYYSSRKDINKRFGVLTYST; encoded by the coding sequence ATGCAAGTAAACCACATTAGAAGGAACTTAAACCTACCCAAACCAGAAGAATGAACAGATATATTAAAAAAATTTATATCAGATAAGTTATCAACAATATTATTGGAACATGAAATAAGAAGAAAAGAAATTTATATACCCAGACTATGAGACCACACTACCAATATAGTACACATTCCTTCAACACAGCAAGCAAGAAATGAGTTTTTACATATAACAAATATAAATGGACAAAATTTCTCTCAAAGAGAAAAAACAGATTGAGTAATTTTAACAAATGAAACCTTAATTGAATGATGAATTCTACAAATAGTTTGAGATTGTGCAGTAATCTCATTTGAAGATAGATGAAAAGAAGTAGTATGAAGTATACATTCTGGCTGGAAATGAACAGCAAAAGACATAACTTGAAACCTAGTAGAAAGATTGAAAGATTTATTATGAAATAAGTCATTAAAAGATATAATTTTTGAAGTATCTCCCCATGCAATGTCTTGTTGTTATGAATTCTGAGAACAAGATTTTCTTCAGAATTTTAAAAAAAATCCTTTAGAACCTGAACTTCCATGACTACTTGAAAGATATTCAATAAAACCAGAAGAAATAGCATATAAAGCTTCAGAATGAAAAGTTAAACTTGATATATTAAAAACATTACTACTTGTATTACAAAAAAATTGAGTTGATACTAGAAATATAAGTAGTAAAAATATTTGCACTATATGCAGATGACATAAAAAATGATACTACTCTTCAAGAAAAGATATAAATAAGAGATTTTGAGTTCTCACATATAGCACTTAA
- a CDS encoding pyridoxal-phosphate dependent enzyme, which translates to MENVFRGPDSIKNYLNPQNHTTPLIQLPQTINRYENEGIHIYAKLLQNLPLYNVKSIPAYNMITNENDSTRIIVESSSGNTAYSLCVMGKVMGYPGMISYASEEVGQGKLDMLRFFGSKVIINQEPICPNPNDKSSSINIAKKLGESEEYINFGQYENKHNPQGHYDYTGPQIYEQMEGEINYFCAGVGTTGTFLGTIEYLKEKNNKIESIGVVRKPNNPIPGPRTENLLNQISFNRSEKLDYLESVGTKRAYMQSLILSRNGIISGPSSGMNLEGVFQFIKNNYEKIIDLKEKKGSINIVFVCCDLPFLYIKDYFKYLDEELFPDIKNKHLLKSFDIKNIEKNIQIDSKKFFNIFFKETNNSIWEKIKNKENIKTNINCILIDIRNKKQFKHFKIPNSINIEPKDIEDYLTNKKNKEIYLICEYGGKSNEIASKLQNRGYNAYSIKGGTIEWSKLGLARIKDDSCKI; encoded by the coding sequence ATGGAAAATGTATTCAGATGACCAGATAGCATTAAAAATTATCTAAATCCTCAAAATCATACGACACCATTGATTCAACTACCACAAACTATAAATAGATATGAAAATGAATGAATTCATATATATGCTAAACTTTTACAAAACTTGCCATTATATAATGTAAAATCAATTCCAGCATACAATATGATTACAAATGAAAATGATAGCACTAGAATTATAGTAGAAAGTTCTTCTTGAAATACTGCTTATTCTCTATGTGTAATGGGGAAAGTTATGTGATATCCATGAATGATTAGTTATGCATCAGAAGAAGTAGGCCAAGGTAAGCTTGATATGCTTAGATTTTTTGGCTCCAAAGTAATTATAAATCAAGAACCTATATGCCCGAATCCAAATGATAAATCAAGCTCTATAAATATAGCAAAAAAACTTTGAGAAAGTGAAGAATACATAAACTTTGGCCAGTATGAAAACAAACATAATCCACAATGACATTATGATTATACCTGACCACAAATTTATGAACAAATGGAATGAGAAATTAATTATTTTTGTGCTTGAGTAGGTACTACATGAACATTTTTATGAACAATTGAATATTTAAAAGAAAAAAATAATAAAATAGAATCTATATGAGTTGTAAGAAAACCAAATAACCCAATACCTTGACCAAGAACTGAAAATTTGTTGAATCAAATATCATTTAATCGATCTGAAAAATTAGATTATCTGGAAAGTGTTTGAACCAAAAGAGCATATATGCAAAGTTTAATTTTATCAAGAAACTGAATAATTTCATGACCCAGTTCATGAATGAACTTAGAATGAGTGTTTCAATTTATAAAAAATAATTATGAAAAAATAATTGATTTAAAAGAAAAAAAATGAAGTATTAATATTGTTTTTGTTTGTTGTGATTTACCTTTTTTATATATAAAAGACTATTTTAAATATTTAGATGAAGAACTTTTTCCTGATATAAAAAACAAGCATTTATTAAAAAGTTTTGATATTAAAAATATAGAAAAAAATATACAAATAGATAGCAAAAAATTTTTTAACATATTTTTTAAAGAAACAAATAATAGTATATGGGAAAAAATTAAGAATAAAGAAAATATAAAAACAAATATTAATTGTATTTTAATTGACATAAGAAACAAAAAACAATTTAAACACTTTAAAATACCAAATAGCATTAATATTGAACCCAAAGATATAGAAGACTACTTAACCAATAAAAAAAATAAAGAAATCTATTTAATATGTGAATATGGATGAAAATCAAATGAAATAGCATCTAAACTACAAAATAGATGATATAATGCTTATAGCATAAAATGATGAACTATAGAATGGTCAAAACTATGATTGGCAAGAATTAAAGATGATTCTTGTAAAATTTAA
- the dapA gene encoding 4-hydroxy-tetrahydrodipicolinate synthase: protein MFNKEDFVGNWTAFITPFEEYESIDRDAFDNLLQKQVDAGIKGVLLLGTTAEYPTLSREEDTQITLRGIDIINQNASVMVNIGTNSTYETLENLKKYENIPGIDAYLVVNPYYNKPTQSGLYKHFKVIADESSRPIIVYNIKGRTGVNLETSTLLQLINDTNNIVGVKEASGDIKQISDVIQQTPNDFVVLAGDDGMTYHTIKSGGDGAVGVASNLLPQETTKFVNSGLSGNMQDFEDWSKYLQEFFDNEGIQTNPLPIKTALSYTGDIKEIFRLPLCPMDDDYKKNWLEVVKGYINT, encoded by the coding sequence ATGTTTAATAAAGAAGATTTTGTTTGAAACTGGACTGCTTTTATAACTCCTTTTGAAGAATATGAGTCAATTGACCGAGATGCTTTTGATAATTTGCTACAAAAACAAGTTGATGCTTGAATTAAATGAGTTTTGTTGCTTGGTACTACAGCAGAATATCCAACACTTTCTCGAGAAGAGGATACTCAAATTACTTTGAGAGGTATTGATATAATAAATCAAAATGCGTCAGTTATGGTAAATATATGAACTAATAGTACTTATGAAACATTAGAAAACCTAAAAAAATATGAAAATATACCTGGTATAGATGCTTATCTTGTGGTTAATCCATATTATAATAAACCTACTCAGTCATGACTTTATAAGCATTTCAAAGTTATTGCAGATGAATCATCCAGACCTATAATTGTTTATAATATAAAATGAAGAACTTGAGTTAACTTGGAAACTTCTACTTTATTACAGTTAATTAATGACACCAACAATATAGTTTGAGTAAAAGAAGCAAGTTGAGACATAAAGCAAATATCAGATGTTATCCAGCAAACTCCCAACGACTTTGTAGTGCTTGCAGGTGATGATTGAATGACATATCATACTATAAAAAGTTGAGGAGATTGAGCTGTGGGAGTTGCGTCTAATTTATTACCACAAGAGACTACCAAATTTGTTAATAGTTGACTGTCCTGAAATATGCAGGATTTTGAAGATTGGTCTAAGTATCTCCAGGAGTTTTTTGATAATGAGTGAATACAAACCAATCCTTTGCCAATTAAAACAGCACTTTCATATACCTGAGATATCAAGGAGATTTTTAGATTGCCTTTGTGTCCTATGGATGATGATTATAAAAAAAACTGGCTTGAAGTTGTAAAATGATACATAAATACCTAA
- a CDS encoding radical SAM protein produces the protein MSVLQITKLCSLNCTYCFDKVHQNEAKINKDGFFLKDEDFYKYLSRMNQFFQNKKEDKSICLSGGEPTLHPSFKKFVRSATNDNFKIYLLSNLSFDEDTRKFLKHYFDNGYLSCMTNINSPDDRGYSGMNDKLWENTIQNLEELQKPNIRFSFNIFDPEISYNFIYDLVERFPHMDDMIRIGIENTILPELRNRKTYVFHKDLWPKYQKLGKVIDEIIAKLHSMGKKIYFDCGAGWCIFDPKTISSIRENDGIIHGCSLPNDEVQTKGQYSTCYALYNYGNEQGEYNIQKNTMKQLRWISILQTEFFKNHYLLLPKCTNCPMLEQGCPRFCVSNNINYWGTVFDGEEKHSKEFLADLDYQKLSQDQKNYAYIEYLLSKQRFDEAREFMGKNQDLFSTKDRYGLYDILIEFFINLDKKKSLDRFYSFVEGKNFDSKDLDLAKLVELVVKNNK, from the coding sequence ATGTCAGTTCTTCAAATAACCAAACTATGCTCACTTAATTGTACTTACTGCTTTGATAAAGTTCATCAAAATGAGGCAAAGATCAACAAAGATTGATTTTTTTTGAAAGACGAAGACTTCTACAAATACCTTAGTAGGATGAATCAGTTTTTCCAAAATAAAAAAGAGGACAAAAGTATTTGTCTAAGTGGTTGAGAACCTACATTGCATCCTAGTTTCAAAAAATTTGTAAGAAGTGCTACCAACGATAATTTCAAAATATATCTTTTATCAAACTTGTCTTTTGATGAAGATACTAGAAAATTCCTAAAACATTATTTTGATAACGGCTATCTTAGTTGTATGACAAATATCAACAGCCCTGACGATAGGGGGTATTCTTGAATGAACGATAAGCTTTGGGAAAATACTATTCAAAACCTTGAAGAACTCCAAAAACCAAATATTAGATTTTCTTTTAATATTTTTGACCCTGAGATAAGCTATAATTTCATATATGATTTGGTAGAAAGGTTTCCGCATATGGATGATATGATAAGAATATGAATAGAAAACACTATATTGCCAGAATTGAGAAATAGAAAAACTTATGTATTTCACAAAGACTTATGGCCAAAATATCAAAAACTAGGGAAAGTAATAGACGAGATAATTGCAAAATTACATAGTATGTGAAAAAAAATATATTTTGATTGCGGCGCTGGTTGGTGCATTTTCGATCCAAAAACAATTTCAAGTATAAGAGAAAATGATGGAATAATACATGGCTGTAGTCTGCCAAACGATGAAGTACAAACAAAATGACAATATAGCACTTGCTATGCTTTGTACAATTATTGAAATGAACAATGAGAATACAATATCCAAAAAAATACTATGAAACAACTTAGATGGATAAGTATACTACAAACAGAGTTTTTCAAAAACCACTATCTATTACTTCCAAAATGCACAAACTGCCCAATGCTTGAGCAATGATGCCCTAGATTTTGTGTAAGTAACAATATTAACTACTGGGGAACAGTATTTGATTGAGAAGAAAAGCACAGCAAAGAATTTTTAGCAGATCTTGATTATCAGAAACTATCACAAGACCAAAAAAACTATGCCTATATTGAATATTTATTATCAAAACAAAGATTTGACGAAGCAAGAGAATTTATGGGAAAAAATCAAGACTTATTTAGCACTAAAGACAGGTATTGATTGTATGATATTCTGATAGAATTTTTTATTAATTTGGATAAGAAGAAATCCTTGGATAGATTTTATAGCTTTGTAGAATGAAAAAACTTTGACAGCAAGGACTTGGATTTGGCCAAGCTAGTAGAGTTGGTGGTCAAAAACAACAAGTAA
- a CDS encoding MGMT family protein, producing MQIQENIYNFLQLIPKNKVVTYKDLSLLFGVSPRKIAYILSQNTRQDVPCYKVVHTNRNVGGYNLGVDEKIKRLQNDGIQLENKQIPTKYFWKIKIFNYFIAFPMNRKNKDFFENFQKELKFRIGKKNIIYQNPKTPHITIKFIGDMEPSKLPTLVSKLEEYFQKDFQLKGKTIPLDVFDSFDGRVYYITCSKVEKKLLKNYLKNFNHFLGLSRDKREREPHLTVFKYKGLKPLKQDKKIQSIFAKHDIGIDIDVVRVYAAVNGIYQIPLVDINLS from the coding sequence ATGCAGATACAAGAAAATATATATAATTTTTTGCAATTAATCCCCAAAAATAAAGTTGTAACATATAAAGATTTATCTTTATTGTTTTGAGTTTCTCCAAGAAAAATTGCATATATACTTTCTCAAAATACAAGACAAGATGTGCCTTGTTATAAGGTAGTTCATACTAATAGAAATGTTTGAGGTTATAATCTAGGTGTTGATGAAAAAATAAAAAGACTTCAAAATGATTGAATACAATTAGAAAACAAACAGATACCTACTAAATATTTTTGGAAAATAAAGATTTTCAATTACTTTATTGCTTTTCCAATGAATAGAAAAAATAAAGATTTTTTTGAGAATTTTCAGAAAGAGTTGAAATTTCGTATAGGTAAAAAAAATATAATTTATCAAAATCCAAAAACTCCTCATATCACTATTAAATTTATATGAGATATGGAGCCTTCTAAGTTGCCTACATTAGTAAGTAAGTTAGAAGAGTATTTTCAGAAAGATTTTCAATTAAAGTGAAAAACTATTCCATTGGATGTATTTGATAGTTTTGATGGTAGGGTGTATTATATCACCTGTTCCAAAGTTGAAAAAAAATTGCTAAAAAATTATTTAAAAAATTTTAATCATTTTTTGGGGTTGTCTAGGGACAAAAGAGAGCGAGAGCCACATCTAACTGTTTTCAAATATAAGTGACTAAAGCCCCTAAAACAAGATAAAAAAATCCAGTCTATTTTTGCCAAACATGATATATGAATTGATATTGATGTAGTTAGAGTTTATGCTGCAGTTAATTGAATTTATCAGATTCCGTTAGTAGATATTAATTTATCTTAG
- a CDS encoding IS1595 family transposase, with protein MKCFSVDLTETQTSKLLGISRKTINRFYKIFREIIYEYQCNLFEELKMKGDIEMDESYFGAKRIRGFKGKLKRGRGTRKQPVFGIMKRNGEIYIEIIPKCSSKILEEIILDKVDKESSVHSDYWKGYDGLVDVGYYKHYRVKHGDNEFGKGGGVHINGMENFWGFTKRRLSKFNGFKVNFEAHLKECEFIYGKTELEIEKKMIKLIKIYFK; from the coding sequence GTGAAATGTTTTAGTGTTGATTTAACAGAAACACAAACATCAAAACTTTTGTGAATATCGAGAAAGACTATTAATAGGTTTTACAAGATATTTAGAGAAATAATATATGAGTATCAATGCAATTTGTTTGAAGAACTTAAGATGAAATGAGATATTGAAATGGATGAAAGCTACTTTGGAGCTAAGAGAATAAGATGATTCAAATGAAAACTGAAAAGATGAAGATGAACAAGAAAACAACCGGTATTTTGAATAATGAAAAGGAACTGAGAAATATATATAGAAATAATACCAAAATGTAGTTCTAAGATACTGGAAGAGATAATACTAGATAAAGTTGATAAAGAATCAAGTGTGCATAGTGATTATTGGAAGTGATATGATTGACTGGTAGATGTATGATATTATAAGCATTATAGAGTGAAACATTGAGATAATGAGTTTGGTAAGTGATGATGAGTTCATATAAACTGAATGGAAAACTTTTGGGGATTCACAAAGAGAAGATTAAGCAAGTTTAATTGATTTAAAGTTAATTTTGAAGCACACCTAAAAGAATGTGAGTTTATATATTGAAAGACAGAACTTGAAATAGAGAAGAAAATGATTAAACTGATTAAAATTTATTTCAAATAG